One Vicinamibacterales bacterium genomic window, ATCGCCAGCACGGCGGCCCGCGTCGCCGGAGACTGATGGTCGGCCGGCCGCGGCGTCAGCACGTCGAGTTCGCTCTGGGTCATCGTCATGGTGGCCCAGAGCGGAAACTCGGCGAGGTGTTCGGCGAGCCGGCCCAGCGTCATGCTGGTGGGGTGCGGGCGCCACTCGAACTGGCCATCCGGCACGCGGTCCAGCACCTTGCGGGTCTGGCCCATCTCGCGGTCGAACTCGGGAAGCAGCGTGTCAATCAGCGGCATCCCGGCATTCTAGTGCGTCCTACTGCTTTGGCTTGGCCGGACCCTTGTCCTTGAACGCCTTGCCGAAGTTCTTCTCGAAATTTTTTTCGAAGGTCGCTTCGAAGTCCTTGGCGAAGTCCTCGCCGAAGGATTCTTCAAATGTGGTTTCGAACTGCTGGCCGAAGGCTTCAACACCAGCCTCGAACTGCTCGAAGTCGAAGTCGAAATCGAAGTCATCCCAAGCTGGCGGCTTGGGCTTGGGCGCCGGCGCAGGTGCCGGCGCAGCCTGTGGTGCCGGTGGCGCGGGCGGAGCCGGCCGAATGCCCATGCGGCGACGCTGACGCTCGTCGTCTTTGCTCACGATCGCCTTGCGGGCGAGGATGATATCGCCGTTGAACGACTGGGTCTCAATGCGCGCGCTGCCGTTGCCGAGCGTGAAGTTGAAGCGCTTGCTGCCGCTGCGCGGGTTCTGCCCGTCGGGCAACTGGATGGGGAAGTCGGCGGAGAAGTCGCCCTGGAAGGTGCGGACGAAGATGGTGGCGTTGGTGGCGCCGCCCAGGCCGACGCGGATGTCGCCGCCGTGCGTGGTCAGGCGATAGACGCCGTTGTCGCGGATGGTGCCGTTGAACGTGACGTCGCCGTTGACCGTTGACGCCTCGAGGTTCGAGGTCTGCGCGTTGTCGATGACGATGTCGCCGTTGGTGGTTTCCGCGGTGATCTCGCCGGTCACGTTGGTGACGCGAATGCCTTCGTTGACGGTGGTCGCCTGCACGCGGCCGCTGGCCTTGTCGATGGTGATGACGCCTTCAACCGACCGCACCGTGACGGAGCCGGTGCCGCCGGTGATGCGGGCGTTGCCATGTACGGTTTCGACCGTGACTTCGGCCGCCGTCCCTTCGATGGTCGCATCGAGATACGTGCCCGACAAGTTCACGGCCATCCAGCGCGGCACGGTGATCTGGAAGTCGGCGAGGCCCGGCATGGGGCCACGCGCCTGTCGTTGCGTGCGGACGCGCAACGTCATGTCGGTGGTTTCCGCGGTCACGGTCTCGCGGGCGCCGTGCGTGGCCTGGATGCGGACCTTGTCCTGGTCCCACGAGCGCACGACCACCTCACCGGCGTTGTTGCTGAGCACGAGGCGCGTGCCCTTGACCACGTCGATGGTCTGGTCGGTCTTCGGGTTGGTCTCCGGGCCGCCGGGGCGGGCCTGGATCGGCTGTTGGCCGTCGGGCGCCGATTCGCGCGGCTGCGCGAGCGACGGGGCGCTGCACGTCAGTGCGAGCGCAGCGGTCAGAAGCAATCGGGTCATCGGTCAGTCTCCTCCAGCGGACGCGAGGGTCGTGGCATGACGCAGCAAGTCGAGCTTTCGCCGCCGCGCGTCGGCCAAATGGGAATTCAGATAGGGGTTTGCCGGGTCGTGGTCGAGCGCCATCCGCGCTTCCTGGATCGCAGCATCAATGGTCTTCAAGTTGCGTTCGATCACGAGCACGGTGCGGGGGTCGAGGCGGTCCCGTTCTTCGTGAAGGATCTGTTCGAGGTCGGTCACCGCGGCGTTGAACTGGGCGTCGGCGAAATTGGCATTCACGACATCGCCTTCCACTTCGCCGATCGCTTCACTCTCGGCCACCACCATTCGCTGGGTGTCGGCCGGTGCCGCCGGCTGGCGCACCGCGAGCCACGTGACGCCCGAGGCCACGGCGATCAACAGCGAGGCGGCCATGGCGAGCTGCGGCAGGGTAAAGGAGATCTGCCCGCGGCGCGGCGCCGTCCGCACCTCGAGCCTCGTGGCGACGCCCGGCCACAGGTCGCGCGCCGGCTGCTCGTCGCGCCACTGCCCGATCGCCTGCGACAGGACGTCGTCGGCCGCGAGCGGCTCGTGGTCGCCTTCCCCGAACTGTCGTTGTTCCGTCATAGCGTTTCTTCCGGCCCTAATCCGCCTAAAGGCGGATGCTACATGTGGCGTCCGGCTTTAGCCGGACCTATCCCCGCTTCTTCGACAACAACCCGCGCAGCGTCTGGCGCGCGCGGTGCAACTGCGACTTCGACGTCCCCGGCGCTACGCCGAGGATCTCGCCGATCTCTTCGTGGCGGTAGCCTTCGACGTCGTGCAGCACGAACACCGTGCGGGCGCCGTGCGGCAGCTGCTCGATGGCCGCCTGCAAGTCCATGCTCAGGTCCAGGTGCTTGGTGCGCGCCGCGGGCGCCACCTCCAGCACCGCCTCGCCGTCGGCGAGGAACCGCTGGCGGGCCGTGCCGAGCGTCCGGAACCGCTCGATGATCACGTTCACCGCCAGCCGGTGAAGCCACGTGGCGAAAGACGACTCACCGCGAAAGAGGGCGAGCTTCTGCCACGCGCGGACAAACACGTCCTGCGTCAGCTCGTCGGCTGCGTCGGGACCGGCCATGCGCCGCGCGAGATTGAAAATCCGCGGCATATGGGCCCGGTAGACCCGTTCGAAAGCCGCCGTATCCCCTTGGGTAGCAAGGACGACGTCGTTCACCGGCACTGGTTTGGATGATAGGGGAGACGGAAGGGTTGGAACCGGCGGCCGGGTTTGGCCCCGAGCCGCCAGTCCAAGAGGGGGCCGACCCGGTTACGGTTTCTTCGTAAAGTCCACTTTCGGCGCCACTTTGGCCGATTCCGGGGCCTCGAACAGCTTGTAGTCGCCCTTGAACCCGAAAATGCCAGCCGTGATGTTGGCCGGGAACTGCCGGCGGGCGGTGTTGTACGCCTGGATGGTCTCGTTGTAACGCATGCGCTCCACGGCAATCCGGTTTTCGGTGCCGGCGAGCTCGTCCATCAGCCGGGCAAAGGTGGCGTCGGACTTGAGCACGGGGTAGTTCTCCACGACCACTAGCAGGCGGGCGAGGGCCGAGGTCTGCTCGTTGGCCGCCGCCATCTTCGCCTCGGGGGTGGTGGCGCCGGCCAGCTTCGCGCGCGAGTCGGCGATCGACTGGAAGACGTCCCGTTCCTGCTGGGCAAAGCCCTTGGTGGCCTCGACCAGGTTGGGAATGAGGTCGTTTCGCCGCTGGAGCTGGTTTTCCACCTGGGACCACTGCGTCTTGATGGCCTCCTCCTGGCTGACGAACTTGTTGTACGAACAGCCCGACGTCGCGACAGCCGCACTCACGAGGGCCACAACCACGAGCATTCGCTTGAGACTCTTCATAGCTACCTTTCTATCAGATTCCACTGTGCTCCGGCTAAAGCCGGAGGCTACATCGTCACCGAGTTACCAGCCGGCGCCACCACCGCCGCCGCCGGAGCGGCCGCCGCCGAATCCACCGCCAAACCCGCCTGATCCACCCCAGCTGCCACCGCCGCCGAACCCGCCGCCGAACGGTCCCACGCCGCTGATCCAGTGGCTGCCGCGCCGGAGGCCCCGTCCGCGGCCGCCGCCGTTCATCATGTTGAGGAAGATGATCAACAGGATGACGATCAATCCGATCGGAAACCGGGTGCGGCTGCCGCGCGGCTCCACCTGCGGCGCCGCGATGGGCGCGATGTCGAGGTTGACGTTACGGCCTTGGGCCACCCGTTGGGCGACCCTCTGGGCGCCGGCCAGGAGTCCCCGGCCGTAGTCGCCTTCGCGGAAGAACGGCACCATGCCGCGGCTGGTTTCGCCGGCGAACCCGTCGGTGATGAAGCCCTCGAGCCCGTAGCCGGTTTCGATCCAGACCTGGCGATCCTCGAGGGCGAGCACGATCAGCACGCCGTTGTCTTTGCCCTTCGTGCCAATGCCCTTGCCGCCGTTCTCGAACATCTCGACGGCGTACGTCTTGAGATCCGCCCAGGGTTGATAGGTCTTGACGGTCGTCACCACCATCACGTCGCCGGTGGCCGATTGCAGCTGCCGGATCAGCGCTTCGATCTCACGCTCGCTGCCGGCGTCGATCGTGTTGGCGAAATCGTTGACCGCCGCGGTGAGCTCGGGCGGCGCGGTTTGCGCGCGCGCCACGTTCGCGCTCAGGCACAGGCACAAGCCGAGACACAGGCGGCCGAAGGCCGCCCGCCTTCGCCCAGGGCTTCGGCGCGGCAAGCCCTTCGAGGCGAGCGTGATCACGACAGCTTCCAGGTGTCGATGAAGTGCGACAGTTGCTCCACGGCGGCGAGATAGCCGGGGAAGAGCCGCGCCGGATCGACACCCGATGCGGAGGCCCCCGACGCCAGCGCCAGCACATCTCCGACCACGCGGGGATCGAGCTGGGGCCGCCGTCCGGCGAAGGCGCCGAGATCGGCGGCGCTGGCCGCCGCGTGTCCGTCGAGTTGCGCGATGCGGCGGAGCAGCACGGCAAACGCCGGCGCCGCGTCGGTGACGAGTGACGCCACCCGCGACGGCCGTCCGCCGCACTCGACGAAGTTCTCGCGGAGGTGCAGCAGGTGGCTCTTCACCTGCACCTCGCACGCCCGCCTCAGGTCGTCGGGACGAATCGACAACCCGGCAAACGGATCGACGCCGAAGAGTGCCTGGTGGGTCTCGATGATTTCGCCGTACTCGATCGGAAACGCGTCGAGCGAGCCGGCGAACTCATCTTTCGTGAGCAGGAGCGGCGTGGCGCTGCCGGCGCGGTGCCAGGAGGCGGCGCGCGCCGCGCAGGCCGTCAAGTCGTCGGCGGTAAGCGTGCGCACGAGCGCCACGCTCGGCGCCGGCCCCTCGGGCTGGTGGCCGTAGGCCACAAACGCCGTCAGGCGGTCGCCGAAGATGAGTTGAAGATCGTGAAGGGTGGCGGCGAGTGGTCCGCCGTGCGAACTGTCCATCTCTTGTAGAATACGACTCTTCCGGGTCAGCTGTTCGAATATGCGCCTTCGCGAGATCAATCTGGGATGTTTTGGCGGCGGCACCGGCCTGCCGAGCCTGCTCGGCGGGCTCAAACGCAATCCCTGGCTGCGCCTGAATGCCGTGGTCACCATGTTCGACTCGGGAGGCAGCTCCGGCCAGCTGCGCGACGAGTTGGGCGTGTTGCCGCCCGGCGACGTGCTGCGGTGCGCGCTCGCGCTGTCGCGCAACGAAGGCGAAGCGCGCCGCGTGCTGCTGGCACGCCTGCCGACGCTCGAACACGCGCGGCTCGGCGGCCACACCGGCGGCAACCTGCTGCTGTCGATGATGGAGCGCTACAGCGGCGACTTCCTGGCGGCCGTGGACGGCTTGCGCGCCTTGCTCGGCTGCCGCGGCTTCGTCTGGCCGGTGAGTGTGGAACAGGCCACGCTGTGCGCCGAGTATGCCGACGGCGAGGTGACGCGCGGGGAAGTGGAAGTGGACGCCGGCCACGCCCGCGGCCATCACGTGACGCGCGTCTGGCTCGAGCCGCCGGCGCGCATCCATCCCGGCGTCAAGGCGGCCATCGGCACGTTCGACGCGGTGGTGATTGGCCCCGGCAGCTTCTTTACCAGCCTGCTGCCCACGCTGCTGGTTGACGGCGTCGCCGACGCGCTCGCCGACGTCAAGGGCCCCATCGTGGTGGTCACCAACCTGCTGACCGAAGGGCAGGGGATGCAGGGCTTCACGGCCGCCGACGCCGTGTCGTGGGTCAGCCGCACCATCGGCCGGCCCGTGGACGTCGTGATCGCCAACGACGGCCGGCCGTCCGCCGAAGGCCTGGCCCGCTATGCGGCCGAGCACAAGCATCCGCTCGCCGTGGGTGCGCCGCCGCCGGGCACGGAAGTGGTGGTCGGGGATTTCTGGCGATCGGAAATGGCGCGCCACGATCGGCAGCGGCTGTCGTACGCGGTGTGGTCGGTGTTGTCACGGAGACTGCTGTCATGATGAATTCACAGTTGAAAACCGGAATGGTCGCGGCGCTCCTGATCGCCATGACCGCGGCCGCCGCGCCGGCGCAGACCATGGACGCCAACGCCGTGCTCGCCTCGATCGACGCGAAGGGCGCGGCCTATCGCGACGTCGCGCTCAAGATCTGGTCGTTCGCGGAAGTGGGCTATCAGGAAACCAGGAGCAGCGTCCTCCTGCAGGAGCAGTTGAAGGCCGCCGGCTTCACGGTGAACGCCGGCGTCGCCGAGATTCCCACTGCCTTCACCGCCACCTGGGGCTCGGGCAAGCCGGTCATTGGCATCATCGGCGAGTTCGACGCGCTGCCGGGCCTGTCGCAGGCCGCCGAGGCTGACCGCCATGCGCTGGTCGCCGACGGTGCCGGCCACGGCTGCGGCCACCACCTGTTCGGCACCGCCGCCACCGCGTCGGCGATTGCCGTGAAGGAATGGCTGAGCGCCAACAAGCGCTCGGGCACCCTACGCTTCTATGGCACGCCGGCCGAGGAAGGCGGCGCCGGCAAGGTCTACATGCTCCGCGCCGGCCTCTTCGACGACGTCGACGCGGTGGTGACGATGCATCCGGGCGATCGCAATGCCTCGAGCGCGTCGAGCACGCTGGCCAACATCACCGGCAAGTTCCGGTTCCGCGGCATCTCCGCGCACGCCTCGACCGCGCCCGATCGCGGGCGTTCGGCCCTCGACGCGGTGGAGGCGATGAACGCCAT contains:
- a CDS encoding gluconeogenesis factor YvcK family protein, translating into MRLREINLGCFGGGTGLPSLLGGLKRNPWLRLNAVVTMFDSGGSSGQLRDELGVLPPGDVLRCALALSRNEGEARRVLLARLPTLEHARLGGHTGGNLLLSMMERYSGDFLAAVDGLRALLGCRGFVWPVSVEQATLCAEYADGEVTRGEVEVDAGHARGHHVTRVWLEPPARIHPGVKAAIGTFDAVVIGPGSFFTSLLPTLLVDGVADALADVKGPIVVVTNLLTEGQGMQGFTAADAVSWVSRTIGRPVDVVIANDGRPSAEGLARYAAEHKHPLAVGAPPPGTEVVVGDFWRSEMARHDRQRLSYAVWSVLSRRLLS
- a CDS encoding LemA family protein; translated protein: MKSLKRMLVVVALVSAAVATSGCSYNKFVSQEEAIKTQWSQVENQLQRRNDLIPNLVEATKGFAQQERDVFQSIADSRAKLAGATTPEAKMAAANEQTSALARLLVVVENYPVLKSDATFARLMDELAGTENRIAVERMRYNETIQAYNTARRQFPANITAGIFGFKGDYKLFEAPESAKVAPKVDFTKKP
- a CDS encoding TPM domain-containing protein, which encodes MITLASKGLPRRSPGRRRAAFGRLCLGLCLCLSANVARAQTAPPELTAAVNDFANTIDAGSEREIEALIRQLQSATGDVMVVTTVKTYQPWADLKTYAVEMFENGGKGIGTKGKDNGVLIVLALEDRQVWIETGYGLEGFITDGFAGETSRGMVPFFREGDYGRGLLAGAQRVAQRVAQGRNVNLDIAPIAAPQVEPRGSRTRFPIGLIVILLIIFLNMMNGGGRGRGLRRGSHWISGVGPFGGGFGGGGSWGGSGGFGGGFGGGRSGGGGGGAGW
- a CDS encoding DUF4097 family beta strand repeat-containing protein — its product is MTRLLLTAALALTCSAPSLAQPRESAPDGQQPIQARPGGPETNPKTDQTIDVVKGTRLVLSNNAGEVVVRSWDQDKVRIQATHGARETVTAETTDMTLRVRTQRQARGPMPGLADFQITVPRWMAVNLSGTYLDATIEGTAAEVTVETVHGNARITGGTGSVTVRSVEGVITIDKASGRVQATTVNEGIRVTNVTGEITAETTNGDIVIDNAQTSNLEASTVNGDVTFNGTIRDNGVYRLTTHGGDIRVGLGGATNATIFVRTFQGDFSADFPIQLPDGQNPRSGSKRFNFTLGNGSARIETQSFNGDIILARKAIVSKDDERQRRRMGIRPAPPAPPAPQAAPAPAPAPKPKPPAWDDFDFDFDFEQFEAGVEAFGQQFETTFEESFGEDFAKDFEATFEKNFEKNFGKAFKDKGPAKPKQ
- a CDS encoding amidohydrolase, with amino-acid sequence MMNSQLKTGMVAALLIAMTAAAAPAQTMDANAVLASIDAKGAAYRDVALKIWSFAEVGYQETRSSVLLQEQLKAAGFTVNAGVAEIPTAFTATWGSGKPVIGIIGEFDALPGLSQAAEADRHALVADGAGHGCGHHLFGTAATASAIAVKEWLSANKRSGTLRFYGTPAEEGGAGKVYMLRAGLFDDVDAVVTMHPGDRNASSASSTLANITGKFRFRGISAHASTAPDRGRSALDAVEAMNAMVNLMREHVPSDARIHYVITNGGRAPNVVPDFAESYYYARHNDMRVLEGLWERITNAARGAALGTGTTMELELTGAVWNVLPNSYLVGLMQENLRKVGGYEYTPVERQFAEGIRKTLDGELPPIDSANSVFAPEAGIGSASTDLGDVSWRVPTVQLTAATWVPGTPAHSWQAVAAGGMSIGVKGMMVAAKSMSLMAMDLFSDPAHLVKAREEFDKRRGPNFKYTTRLADRKPALDYRK
- a CDS encoding RNA polymerase sigma factor translates to MPVNDVVLATQGDTAAFERVYRAHMPRIFNLARRMAGPDAADELTQDVFVRAWQKLALFRGESSFATWLHRLAVNVIIERFRTLGTARQRFLADGEAVLEVAPAARTKHLDLSMDLQAAIEQLPHGARTVFVLHDVEGYRHEEIGEILGVAPGTSKSQLHRARQTLRGLLSKKRG
- a CDS encoding DinB family protein produces the protein MPLIDTLLPEFDREMGQTRKVLDRVPDGQFEWRPHPTSMTLGRLAEHLAEFPLWATMTMTQSELDVLTPRPADHQSPATRAAVLAMFDGNLKSGRPNLVNKTDAEFDAPWTLKAGGKEVFTMPKASVMRAFVLNHMVHHRGQMTVYLRMLGVPIPSIYGPSGDERPQI